One region of Jonesiaceae bacterium BS-20 genomic DNA includes:
- the rplU gene encoding 50S ribosomal protein L21, giving the protein MVYAIVKAGGRQEKVSVGDVVVVDRLSGDAGASVELPAILLVDGEKVTTDAAALAKVKVTAEILRDEKGPKITIVKYKNKTGYRKRIGHRQQLTRIKVTGIN; this is encoded by the coding sequence GTGGTGTACGCGATCGTCAAGGCTGGTGGCCGCCAGGAGAAGGTTTCCGTTGGCGACGTCGTCGTCGTCGACCGTCTTTCCGGCGACGCTGGCGCGTCCGTTGAACTTCCTGCGATTCTTCTCGTTGACGGAGAGAAGGTGACCACCGATGCAGCAGCGCTTGCAAAGGTTAAGGTTACCGCTGAGATCCTTCGCGACGAGAAGGGTCCAAAGATCACAATTGTTAAGTACAAAAACAAGACTGGATACCGCAAGCGTATTGGTCACCGTCAGCAGTTGACCCGCATCAAGGTTACAGGCATTAACTGA